In Sorghum bicolor cultivar BTx623 chromosome 8, Sorghum_bicolor_NCBIv3, whole genome shotgun sequence, one genomic interval encodes:
- the LOC8071435 gene encoding UDP-rhamnose/UDP-galactose transporter 4 isoform X2 — MKSDMSSLKKSDKKAALDFAAWSFNVTTSVGIIMVNKALMATHGFSFATTLTGLHFATTTLMTIVFRWLGLSQPSQLPVADLIKFVIFSNLSIVGMNVSLMWNSVGFYQIAKLCMIPASCLLEVVFDHVHYSRDTKLSIMVVLTGVAVCTVTDVSVNARGLIAAVIAVWSTALQQYFFLTLSCFIAIGVNLSQFICIGRFSAVSFQVLGHMKTVLVLSLGFLFFGKEGLNLQVVIGMVLAVLGMIWYGNASAKPGGKERRSVLPVRSASLKGSSEEKDGAEK, encoded by the exons ATGAAATCAGACATGAGTTCTCTGAAGAAATCCGACAAGAAAGCTGCGCTGGATTTCGCGGCGTGGAGTTTCAATGTCACTACATCTGTTGGAATCATCatggtcaacaaagctttgatggCTACACATGGGTTCAGTTTTG CAACAACATTAACCGGGCTTCATTTTGCGACTACCACCTTGATGACCATCGTATTTCGGTGGTTAGGCCTGAGCCAGCCCTCCCAGTTACCAGTAGCAGATCTAattaaatttgtgatattttcaaactTGTCAATCGTTGGGATGAATGTGAGCTTGATGTGGAACTCTGTGGGCTTTTATCAG ATAGCAAAGCTGTGCATGATACCTGCATCATGTCTTCTGGAGGTTGTCTTTGATCATGTACACTATTCTCGGGACACAAAGCTGAGCATAATGGTTGTGCTTACAGGAGTGGCAGTCTGCACTGTTACTGATGTCAGTGTGAATGCAAGAGGTCTAATTGCAGCTGTTATAGCTGTTTGGAGCACAGCTTTGCAACAATAT TTTTTCCTCACACTATCATGCTTCATCGCCATTGGGGTCAATCTGAGCCAATTCATCTGCATCGGGCGGTTTTCTGCTGTATCCTTCCAAGTCCTGGGCCACATGAAGACCGTGCTTGTTCTGTCCCTTGGGTTTCTCTTCTTTGGCAAGGAAGGCCTGAATCTTCAGGTCGTCATTGGGATGGTCCTCGCTGTTCTTGGAATGATATGGTATGGAAACGCATCTGCTAAACCAGGTGGCAAAGAGCGGCGCAGCGTGCTGCCGGTGAGGTCCGCGAGCCTCAAGGGAAGTTCAGAAGAAAAGGACGGTGCGGAGAAATAA
- the LOC8071435 gene encoding UDP-rhamnose/UDP-galactose transporter 4 isoform X1, with product MKSDMSSLKKSDKKAALDFAAWSFNVTTSVGIIMVNKALMATHGFSFATTLTGLHFATTTLMTIVFRWLGLSQPSQLPVADLIKFVIFSNLSIVGMNVSLMWNSVGFYQIAKLCMIPASCLLEVVFDHVHYSRDTKLSIMVVLTGVAVCTVTDVSVNARGLIAAVIAVWSTALQQYYVHFLQRKYSLNSFNLLGHTAPAQAGSLLLAGPFVDYLLTGQRVDHFSFSSLALFFLTLSCFIAIGVNLSQFICIGRFSAVSFQVLGHMKTVLVLSLGFLFFGKEGLNLQVVIGMVLAVLGMIWYGNASAKPGGKERRSVLPVRSASLKGSSEEKDGAEK from the exons ATGAAATCAGACATGAGTTCTCTGAAGAAATCCGACAAGAAAGCTGCGCTGGATTTCGCGGCGTGGAGTTTCAATGTCACTACATCTGTTGGAATCATCatggtcaacaaagctttgatggCTACACATGGGTTCAGTTTTG CAACAACATTAACCGGGCTTCATTTTGCGACTACCACCTTGATGACCATCGTATTTCGGTGGTTAGGCCTGAGCCAGCCCTCCCAGTTACCAGTAGCAGATCTAattaaatttgtgatattttcaaactTGTCAATCGTTGGGATGAATGTGAGCTTGATGTGGAACTCTGTGGGCTTTTATCAG ATAGCAAAGCTGTGCATGATACCTGCATCATGTCTTCTGGAGGTTGTCTTTGATCATGTACACTATTCTCGGGACACAAAGCTGAGCATAATGGTTGTGCTTACAGGAGTGGCAGTCTGCACTGTTACTGATGTCAGTGTGAATGCAAGAGGTCTAATTGCAGCTGTTATAGCTGTTTGGAGCACAGCTTTGCAACAATAT TATGTTCATTTCCTCCAACGCAAGTACTCTCTGAACTCGTTCAACCTGCTGGGACACACAGCTCCTGCCCAAGCAGGGTCCCTCCTGCTGGCAGGGCCATTTGTAGATTACTTGTTGACCGGGCAAAGAGTGGATCACTTCAGTTTTTCATCTCTTGCTCTG TTTTTCCTCACACTATCATGCTTCATCGCCATTGGGGTCAATCTGAGCCAATTCATCTGCATCGGGCGGTTTTCTGCTGTATCCTTCCAAGTCCTGGGCCACATGAAGACCGTGCTTGTTCTGTCCCTTGGGTTTCTCTTCTTTGGCAAGGAAGGCCTGAATCTTCAGGTCGTCATTGGGATGGTCCTCGCTGTTCTTGGAATGATATGGTATGGAAACGCATCTGCTAAACCAGGTGGCAAAGAGCGGCGCAGCGTGCTGCCGGTGAGGTCCGCGAGCCTCAAGGGAAGTTCAGAAGAAAAGGACGGTGCGGAGAAATAA
- the LOC8071433 gene encoding histone-lysine N-methyltransferase, H3 lysine-9 specific SUVH1, whose translation MDASALNNPRLKAMIEEERTKAMANELLAKLTFLCWDKCVTGSVGSSFSRSETSCLSNCAKRFAEVKMMTMQRFTGRTVTSPLWLYTVARSDDTLKEFAMDNSQDESENDEQELDVSESMENSQDESESDEQEEFLEKKPLRSLAPMFPLPMGYDVATQSTDPLLIFVTPFRPCTSPEQSPASFGQPLPKSPIPLKATPISAAFPMPQHKGGSSHDPLKETPMSAAFPMPGPKDEPSDDPLKATPISAAFPTRRHKDDPLKATPMSRSFPITRHEDESSDEDYKPFSGQKKSTPLKTAKRTQQAECSNAGNTKRRSIQRSLNRELAFSSSLSSNPNESVEEVMIMFDSLRRRILQLDENEDAGKRADLKAGSLMMQNGLRINNSKIIGPVPGVEIGDIFFFRIEMCIVGLHAPAMAGIDHTSAKHAGKDEILAVSIISSGGYENDDNDTDILVYTGQGGNSRHKDKHDQKLEGGNLALMNSMKKKNLIRVVRSAQDPFCNSSKVYIYDGLYRVEESWTEKAKNGFSVFKYKMRREPGQRDGISVWKMTEKWKANPATRNNVIRADISSKAEKLPVCLVNDVDDQKGPSYFNYVTGVEHSGPLRKTKPLQSCKCPSVCLPSDTNCSCAQLNSGYLPYSANGVLVKHIPMLYECSSTCQCCQNCRNRVTQKGVNLNFEVFWTGDSGWGVRSWDPIRAGTFICEYAGQIIDETNMNMGDEEDEYTFCTSWHSDKVSRWNLGAELLEEKSDNATTENLKKLPVVISAKRSGNVARFLNHSCSPNVLWQPVQYDHGDDSYPHIMFFAMKHIPPMTELTYDYGTRGAPPGIKGKFPNACKLKKCLCGKRGLMH comes from the exons ATGGATGCTTCGGCCCTCAACAACCCGCGCCTCAAGGCGATGATCGAG GAGGAGAGAACAAAGGCCATGGCAAACGAGCTGTTGGCAAAGCTGACTTTTCTTTGCTGGGACAAATGCGTCACCGGGAGCGTCGGGAGCAGCTTCAGCAGGAGCGAGACCTCGTGCCTGTCCAACTGCGCAAAACGCTTCGCTGAAGTGAAGATGATGACCATGCAACGCTTCACTGGCCGCA CTGTGACCTCTCCGCTCTGGCTCTACACTGTTGCTCGCTCCGACGACACCCTCAAG GAGTTTGCCATGGACAACTCGCAAGATGAATCAGAAAATGACGAGCAAGAGCTAGATGTGAGT GAGTCCATGGAGAACTCACAAGATGAATCAGAAAGTGACGAGCAAGAAGAATTCTTGGAAAAGAAGCCATTGCGGTCATTAGCACCAATGTTCCCGCTTCCTATGGGATATGATGTGGCAACTCAATCAACTGATCCATTGCTAATTTTTGTCACACCATTCAGGCCCTGCACATCGCCAGAACAGTCTCCAGCTTCATTTGGTCAACCCTTACCAAAGTCACCAATTCCTCTCAAGGCTACTCCAATCTCAGCTGCATTTCCCATGCCACAACACAAAGGTGGATCGTCACATGATCCTCTGAAGGAAACTCCAATGTCAGCGGCATTTCCCATGCCAGGACCCAAAGATGAACCATCAGATGATCCTCTCAAGGCTACTCCAATCTCAGCTGCATTTCCCACGCGACGACACAAAGATGATCCTCTCAAGGCTACTCCAATGTCAAGGTCATTTCCAATAACACGACATGAAGATGAATCATCAGACGAAGACTACAAACCCTTTTCTGGTCAGAAAAAATCAACCCCGCTGAAGACAGCCAAGAGGACTCAGCAGGCTGAATGCTCCAATGCAGGTAACACCAAGCGCAGGTCAATACAGAGAAGCCTGAACAGAGAGCTTGCCTTCAGTTCATCCTTGTCAAGCAACCCAAATGAATCTGTCGAAGAGGTGATGATAATGTTTGATTCACTTCGGCGGCGCATACTGCAATTGGATGAAAATGAGGACGCAGGCAAGCGGGCCGACTTGAAGGCTGGAAGTCTCATGATGCAGAATGGCCTGAGGATCAACAATTCGAAGATCATAGGACCTGTACCTGGTGTTGAAATTGGAGacattttcttcttcaggattGAAATGTGCATTGTTGGTTTACATGCACCTGCCATGGCTGGCATTGATCACACCTCTGCTAAGCATGCTGGAAAAGATGAGATTCTGGCGGTTAGCATCATCTCATCTGGTGGTTATGAGAATGATGACAATGACACGGACATTTTGGTGTACACAGGTCAGGGAGGCAATAGTCGGCACAAGGATAAGCATGACCAGAAACTTGAAGGAGGTAACCTTGCTCTCATGAATAGTATGAAAAAGAAAAACCTAATCAGGGTTGTGCGCAGCGCACAGGACCCTTTCTGCAACTCGAGCAAAGTTTACATCTATGATGGACTTTACCGGGTCGAAGAATCCTGGACAGAAAAAGCAAAGAATGGTTTTAGTGTTTTCAAGTACAAGATGAGAAGGGAGCCGGGACAGAGAGATGGAATTTCAGTTTGGAAGATGACTGAGAAGTGGAAAGCAAATCCTGCGacaagaaacaatgttataaGGGCAGATATATCGTCAAAAGCTGAGAAGCTACCTGTATGCCTTGTTAATGATGTAGATGACCAGAAAGGGCCAAGCTACTTCAACTATGTTACTGGAGTGGAGCATTCAGGGCCACTCAGGAAGACAAAACCTTTACAAAGCTGCAAGTGTCCTAGTGTGTGCTTGCCTAGTGATACTAATTGCTCATGTGCACAACTGAACAGTGGTTATCTTCCTTACAGCGCCAATGGAGTGCTTGTGAAGCACATTCCAATGCTTTATGAGTGCTCCTCCACGTGCCAGTGTTGTCAAAATTGTCGAAACAGGGTCACACAGAAAGGTGTCAATCTTAACTTTGAGGTCTTTTGGACTGGGGATTCCGGATGGGGTGTCCGGTCCTGGGACCCAATCCGTGCTGGCACATTCATCTGTGAGTATGCCGGTCAAATCATTGATGAAACAAATATGAACATGGGTGATGAGGAAGATGAATATACCTTTTGCACATCATGGCACAGTGACAAGGTTTCAAGATGGAATTTGGGAGCAGAATTACTTGAAGAAAAAAGTGATAATGCCACAACAGAGAATCTGAAGAAGCTGCCTGTTGTCATAAGTGCAAAACGTTCAGGAAATGTGGCTCGTTTTCTGAATCATAGCTGTTCCCCGAACGTCCTTTGGCAGCCCGTGCAGTATGACCATGGCGATGACAGTTACCCACATATCATGTTTTTTGCGATGAAACATATTCCTCCCATGACTGAACTGACGTATGATTATGGTACAAGAGGAGCTCCTCCTGGCATTAAGGGGAAGTTTCCAAATGCTTGCAAACTCAAGAAATGCTTATGTGGCAAGCGTGGACTAATGCACTAA
- the LOC110429681 gene encoding uncharacterized protein LOC110429681 produces the protein MSYMRGDLLTKMRKMVKGLARPEPRWLKAMEEAPPVTFPRPEGRIKQIEFPEDVYVRKFNKKHPDSLYHDAIKISGFDPPPARVFAWRVLELKEQGVSEDDAMAVADMEYRTQKKAKKKAYKELKEIARSEGKKPPPNPYPSAIKEIQAEEKKYVMDRLFNRKVIEIANKMKEERDKLRQERAAGQW, from the exons ATGTCGTACATGCGGGGTGACCTGCTGACGAAGATGCGGAAGATGGTCAAGGGCCTCGCCAGGCCCGAGCCCAGGTGGCTCAAGGCCATGGAAGA GGCACCGCCAGTGACATTTCCTCGCCCAGAGGGGAGGATCAAGCAGATCGAGTTTCCTGAGGATGTGTATGTTAGGAAGTTCAACAAAAAACATCCAGATTCGCTCTACCATGATGCAATCAA GATAAGTGGATTTGATCCACCACCAGCTCGAGTTTTTGCTTGGCGTGTTCTGGAGCTGAAAGAGCAAGGAGTCAGTGAAGATGATGCGATGGCTGTAGCAGAT ATGGAGTATCGGACACAGAAGAAAGCAAAGAAGAAAGCATACAAGGAACTGAAAGAAATCGCCCGCAGTGAAGGAAAGAAGCCACCTCCAAATCCATACCCAAGTGCCATAAAAGAAATACAAGCAGAGGAAAAGAAATATGTTATGGATCGTTTATTTAACCGGAAGGTAATTGAGATTGCGAACAAGATGAAAGAGGAGAGAGACAAGTTGCGTCAAGAGAGAGCAGCAGGTCAATGGTAG